A section of the Maylandia zebra isolate NMK-2024a linkage group LG8, Mzebra_GT3a, whole genome shotgun sequence genome encodes:
- the slc4a1b gene encoding solute carrier family 4 member 1b (Diego blood group) isoform X1 has protein sequence MFLSVYKKLKEQMKEQEQQGYWQEKGRWVGYEESFDPQAQVWVPTPISCLTFRSLIQLRHTMSPGVTILDCEEKTLDTITEKMVSEMVNKKEIRSGDREGVLNSLLQNHSQTTDPESQMLTGTDLQKFSVKERTDESEHVEASMVLVGTLDFLEKPTAVFVRLKEAVALDSALEAPEPVRFVFLLIGPSSSDMDYYETGRAMAALMANKVFNQTALQAKSARELINAVSKFMDCSIVIPPTEIKSEAMLSSVINFQKKLLQDKLQSYDLVNNAKVCSDSIVSRPPIEDPLSRTGRPFGGMIRDIKRRYQYYKSDITDALNAQVLAAIIFIYFAALSPAITFGGLLAYKVDNMMGVPELLISTSIQGIIFCFVAAQPVLVIGFSGPLLVFEEAFYAFCKSQGIEYIVGRVWVGAWLVVIVVIIVALEGSFLVRFISRFTQEIFSILISLIFIYETFAKLGRIFKAHPLILNYEHVNASAEYPWHPKVEEIVTYDNSTGNKTLIVNTIKPSYPNTALLSMCLMMGCFFIAYFLRQFKNGTFLPGKIRRLIGDFGVPIAIVLMTLVDYNIQDTYTQKLIVPRGLTVSNPEKRGWLINPFGEHKPFPVWLMFASCIPAVLVFILIFLESQITTLIVSKPERKMVKGSGFHFDLLVLVGMGGLSAIFGVPWLSAATVRSVTHANALTVMSKGPKPVIEKVMEQRISGIVVALLVGLSVLMEPILKMIPMAALFGIFLYMGITSLNGIQLWDRVQLLLIPKKYHPNEPYATRVSTGRMHLYTAIQVVCLGVLWLVKSSQMSLALPFVLILTIPLRMLMTGHLFTELEMKCLDADDAKVTFEEEPGKDVYCESQMPL, from the exons ATGTTTCTCTCTGTCTACAAGAAGCTGAAGGAACAAATGaaggagcaggagcagcagggCTACTGGCAGGAGAAGGGCCGATGGGTGGGTTATGAGGAGAGCTTTGACCCTCAAGCGCAGGTGTGGGTGCCCACTCCCATCTCTTGCCTCACCTTCAGGAGCCTTATCCAGCTCAGACACACCATGAGCCCAG GTGTGACCATTTTAGACTGTGAGGAGAAGACCCTGGATACCATCACAGAGAAGATGGTCAGTGAGATGGTTAACAAGAAGGAAATCAGGTCAGGAGATCGGGAAGGAGTGCTGAACTCTCTGCTGCAAAACCACAG CCAAACAACTGACCCAGAAAGCCAAATGTTGACTGGGACTGACCTGCAAAAGTTTTCTGTCAAGGAGAGA ACTGATGAATCTGAGCATGTTGAGGCCTCCATGGTGCTAGTGG GAACCCTGGATTTTCTGGAGAAGCCCACAGCTGTCTTTGTGCGTCTGAAGGAAGCAGTAGCACTGGACTCAGCGTTGGAAGCCCCAGAGCCTGTACGCTTtgtctttcttctgattggcccCAGCAGCAGCGACATGGACTACTATGAGACTGGGCGTGCTATGGCAGCACTAATGGCTAATAAA GTGTTTAATCAGACAGCCCTTCAGGCAAAGAGTGCTCGAGAGCTGATCAACGCTGTGTCCAAGTTCATGGACTGCAGCATCGTGATCCCACCCACCGAGATCAAGAGTGAGGCGATGCTCAGCTCAGTCATCAACTTTCAGAAGAAACTGCTACAGGACAAACTGCAAAGCTATGACCTCGTCAACAACGCCAAAGTTTGCAGTG ATTCAATCGTTTCCAGACCTCCTATTGAAGATCCCCTTTCTCGTACTGGTCGACCGTTTGGGGGGATGATTCGAGACATAAAAAGGCGCTACCAGTACTACAAGAGTGACATCACCGATGCTCTAAACGCACAGGTCCTTGCTGCCATCATTTTCATCTACTTTGCTGCCCTGTCTCCTGCCATCACATTTGGAGGCCTCCTGG CTTATAAGGTGGACAACATGATGGGTGTGCCAGAGCTCCTCATTTCCACCAGCATTCAGGGAATTATATTCTGCTTTGTTGCCGCGCAGCCCGTCCTGGTTATTGGGTTTTCTGGTCCACTGTTGGTATTTGAGGAGGCCTTCTATGCA TTCTGCAAGTCCCAGGGCATTGAGTATATTGTTGGGAGAGTTTGGGTGGGAGCGTGGCTGGTCGTCATTGTGGTGATCATTGTGGCCCTTGAGGGCAGCTTCCTGGTTCGCTTCATTTCACGATTCACCCAGGAAATCTTCTCCATCCTCATCTCCCTCATTTTCATCTATGAAACTTTTGCCAAACTTGGGAGG ATCTTCAAGGCGCATCCACTAATTCTAAATTACGAACACGTGAATGCAAGTGCCGAGTATCCCTGGCACCCAAAGGTCGAAGAGATTGTCACGTATGACAATTCTACCGGCAACAAAACTCTAATTGTCAACACCATCAAGCCATCTTACCCCAACACAGCCCTGCTCTCTATGTGCCTCATGATGGGCTGTTTCTTTATTGCTTACTTCCTGCGTCAGTTCAAGAACGGGACATTCCTTCCTGGAAAG atcagGCGTTTGATCGGTGACTTTGGTGTTCCTATTGCCATTGTCCTCATGACGCTTGTGGACTACAACATTCAGGATACGTACACTCAG aaACTAATCGTTCCCAGAGGTCTGACGGTGTCCAATCCTGAAAAAAGAGGCTGGCTCATCAATCCTTTCGGAGAGCACAAACCTTTCCCTGTGTGGCTGATGTTTGCTTCCTGCATCCCAGCCGTGCTTGTGTTTATTCTCATCTTTCTGGAGTCTCAGATCACAAC TCTGATAGTGAGTAAACCTGAGAGGAAGATGGTCAAAGGCTCCGGGTTTCACTTTGACTTGCTGGTTTTAGTTGGCATGGGAGGCCTCAGCGCGATATTCGGTGTGCCGTGGCTCAGCGCTGCCACAGTGCGGTCTGTCACACATGCCAACGCTCTCACTGTCATGAGCAAAGGACCAAAACCGGTGATAGAGAAAGTGATGGAGCAGAGAATAAGCGGCATTGTGGTGGCCTTGCTTGTTG GTCTGTCAGTTCTCATGGAGCCCATCCTAAAGATGATTCCCATGGCAGCCTTGTTTGGGATCTTCCTCTACATGGGAATCACGTCGTTAAATGGCATTCAGCTGTGGGATCGTGTGCAGCTTCTTCTCATTCCAAAGAAATACCATCCTAATGAACCCTATGCTACCAGA GTGAGCACAGGACGAATGCACCTGTACACGGCCATCCAGGTTGTGTGTCTAGGAGTTTTGTGGCTTGTGAAGTCCAGTCAGATGTCTCTGGCGCTTCCCTTCGTTCTCATCCTCACCATTCCTCTGCGCATGCTTATGACCGGGCATCTCTTCACCGAACTGGAAATGAAATGC TTGGATGCTGATGATGCCAAAGTGACATTTGAGGAGGAGCCTGGGAAGGACGTGTACTGTGAATCTCAGATGCCATTGTAG
- the slc4a1b gene encoding solute carrier family 4 member 1b (Diego blood group) isoform X2 produces MKEQEQQGYWQEKGRWVGYEESFDPQAQVWVPTPISCLTFRSLIQLRHTMSPGVTILDCEEKTLDTITEKMVSEMVNKKEIRSGDREGVLNSLLQNHSQTTDPESQMLTGTDLQKFSVKERTDESEHVEASMVLVGTLDFLEKPTAVFVRLKEAVALDSALEAPEPVRFVFLLIGPSSSDMDYYETGRAMAALMANKVFNQTALQAKSARELINAVSKFMDCSIVIPPTEIKSEAMLSSVINFQKKLLQDKLQSYDLVNNAKVCSDSIVSRPPIEDPLSRTGRPFGGMIRDIKRRYQYYKSDITDALNAQVLAAIIFIYFAALSPAITFGGLLAYKVDNMMGVPELLISTSIQGIIFCFVAAQPVLVIGFSGPLLVFEEAFYAFCKSQGIEYIVGRVWVGAWLVVIVVIIVALEGSFLVRFISRFTQEIFSILISLIFIYETFAKLGRIFKAHPLILNYEHVNASAEYPWHPKVEEIVTYDNSTGNKTLIVNTIKPSYPNTALLSMCLMMGCFFIAYFLRQFKNGTFLPGKIRRLIGDFGVPIAIVLMTLVDYNIQDTYTQKLIVPRGLTVSNPEKRGWLINPFGEHKPFPVWLMFASCIPAVLVFILIFLESQITTLIVSKPERKMVKGSGFHFDLLVLVGMGGLSAIFGVPWLSAATVRSVTHANALTVMSKGPKPVIEKVMEQRISGIVVALLVGLSVLMEPILKMIPMAALFGIFLYMGITSLNGIQLWDRVQLLLIPKKYHPNEPYATRVSTGRMHLYTAIQVVCLGVLWLVKSSQMSLALPFVLILTIPLRMLMTGHLFTELEMKCLDADDAKVTFEEEPGKDVYCESQMPL; encoded by the exons ATGaaggagcaggagcagcagggCTACTGGCAGGAGAAGGGCCGATGGGTGGGTTATGAGGAGAGCTTTGACCCTCAAGCGCAGGTGTGGGTGCCCACTCCCATCTCTTGCCTCACCTTCAGGAGCCTTATCCAGCTCAGACACACCATGAGCCCAG GTGTGACCATTTTAGACTGTGAGGAGAAGACCCTGGATACCATCACAGAGAAGATGGTCAGTGAGATGGTTAACAAGAAGGAAATCAGGTCAGGAGATCGGGAAGGAGTGCTGAACTCTCTGCTGCAAAACCACAG CCAAACAACTGACCCAGAAAGCCAAATGTTGACTGGGACTGACCTGCAAAAGTTTTCTGTCAAGGAGAGA ACTGATGAATCTGAGCATGTTGAGGCCTCCATGGTGCTAGTGG GAACCCTGGATTTTCTGGAGAAGCCCACAGCTGTCTTTGTGCGTCTGAAGGAAGCAGTAGCACTGGACTCAGCGTTGGAAGCCCCAGAGCCTGTACGCTTtgtctttcttctgattggcccCAGCAGCAGCGACATGGACTACTATGAGACTGGGCGTGCTATGGCAGCACTAATGGCTAATAAA GTGTTTAATCAGACAGCCCTTCAGGCAAAGAGTGCTCGAGAGCTGATCAACGCTGTGTCCAAGTTCATGGACTGCAGCATCGTGATCCCACCCACCGAGATCAAGAGTGAGGCGATGCTCAGCTCAGTCATCAACTTTCAGAAGAAACTGCTACAGGACAAACTGCAAAGCTATGACCTCGTCAACAACGCCAAAGTTTGCAGTG ATTCAATCGTTTCCAGACCTCCTATTGAAGATCCCCTTTCTCGTACTGGTCGACCGTTTGGGGGGATGATTCGAGACATAAAAAGGCGCTACCAGTACTACAAGAGTGACATCACCGATGCTCTAAACGCACAGGTCCTTGCTGCCATCATTTTCATCTACTTTGCTGCCCTGTCTCCTGCCATCACATTTGGAGGCCTCCTGG CTTATAAGGTGGACAACATGATGGGTGTGCCAGAGCTCCTCATTTCCACCAGCATTCAGGGAATTATATTCTGCTTTGTTGCCGCGCAGCCCGTCCTGGTTATTGGGTTTTCTGGTCCACTGTTGGTATTTGAGGAGGCCTTCTATGCA TTCTGCAAGTCCCAGGGCATTGAGTATATTGTTGGGAGAGTTTGGGTGGGAGCGTGGCTGGTCGTCATTGTGGTGATCATTGTGGCCCTTGAGGGCAGCTTCCTGGTTCGCTTCATTTCACGATTCACCCAGGAAATCTTCTCCATCCTCATCTCCCTCATTTTCATCTATGAAACTTTTGCCAAACTTGGGAGG ATCTTCAAGGCGCATCCACTAATTCTAAATTACGAACACGTGAATGCAAGTGCCGAGTATCCCTGGCACCCAAAGGTCGAAGAGATTGTCACGTATGACAATTCTACCGGCAACAAAACTCTAATTGTCAACACCATCAAGCCATCTTACCCCAACACAGCCCTGCTCTCTATGTGCCTCATGATGGGCTGTTTCTTTATTGCTTACTTCCTGCGTCAGTTCAAGAACGGGACATTCCTTCCTGGAAAG atcagGCGTTTGATCGGTGACTTTGGTGTTCCTATTGCCATTGTCCTCATGACGCTTGTGGACTACAACATTCAGGATACGTACACTCAG aaACTAATCGTTCCCAGAGGTCTGACGGTGTCCAATCCTGAAAAAAGAGGCTGGCTCATCAATCCTTTCGGAGAGCACAAACCTTTCCCTGTGTGGCTGATGTTTGCTTCCTGCATCCCAGCCGTGCTTGTGTTTATTCTCATCTTTCTGGAGTCTCAGATCACAAC TCTGATAGTGAGTAAACCTGAGAGGAAGATGGTCAAAGGCTCCGGGTTTCACTTTGACTTGCTGGTTTTAGTTGGCATGGGAGGCCTCAGCGCGATATTCGGTGTGCCGTGGCTCAGCGCTGCCACAGTGCGGTCTGTCACACATGCCAACGCTCTCACTGTCATGAGCAAAGGACCAAAACCGGTGATAGAGAAAGTGATGGAGCAGAGAATAAGCGGCATTGTGGTGGCCTTGCTTGTTG GTCTGTCAGTTCTCATGGAGCCCATCCTAAAGATGATTCCCATGGCAGCCTTGTTTGGGATCTTCCTCTACATGGGAATCACGTCGTTAAATGGCATTCAGCTGTGGGATCGTGTGCAGCTTCTTCTCATTCCAAAGAAATACCATCCTAATGAACCCTATGCTACCAGA GTGAGCACAGGACGAATGCACCTGTACACGGCCATCCAGGTTGTGTGTCTAGGAGTTTTGTGGCTTGTGAAGTCCAGTCAGATGTCTCTGGCGCTTCCCTTCGTTCTCATCCTCACCATTCCTCTGCGCATGCTTATGACCGGGCATCTCTTCACCGAACTGGAAATGAAATGC TTGGATGCTGATGATGCCAAAGTGACATTTGAGGAGGAGCCTGGGAAGGACGTGTACTGTGAATCTCAGATGCCATTGTAG
- the LOC101463832 gene encoding nucleolar transcription factor 1: protein MSLAGKNAEESGWCKKNLQKLLAAMKANILDDKKELSYTHGERTLDWEKVAFPPFSPEECKQKWKEVIQKMRKVRNLTELIVEAESVLSDPLNNAKLHPEYPKRPMPVNTWYYKEVFSKIKKKNPGMSCAGLMKIASKEFSLLPDKEKAFYLEKYRNAYKEFTNKRVELREKYGKSLQKSKRKKVVPESTSESEEDFEGLPVKPPISGYNLFCKELIGSMSVPTRAYIKEWSQRWRNLSEKERKAYNTRSKELKMRYESELHTYLMSLDEEKRNKVLRKTKISLPTKRKIFKRKTKEKIPGEPKMPSMSVNVAFCQDQMKILKEKIPNAKDRFAAANKKWHELSIKDKSRYQLKVNEKLRKYSIELQEWFKTLTPDEQNEYQKQNPRKLKYLEDTLPKYSDKDELFLKQPSDSEDEIIESSSDDEDDNILDFDEDDDEEEEEDDIMFDMY from the exons ATGAGCCTCGCTGGAAAGAATGCAGAAGAGTCTG GATGGTGCAAGAAAAACCTCCAGAAACTTCTCGCTGCAATGAAAGCCAACATCCTGGATGACAAGAAAGAGCTCAGTTATACCCATGGAGAGAGAACTCTAGACTGGGAGAAAGTGGCCTTCCCTCCTTTTTCTCCGGAGGAATGCAAACAAAAGTGGAAAGAGGTTATTCAGAAG ATGCGGAAGGTTCGCAACCTCACAGAGCTCATTGTGGAAGCTGAAAGTGTCCTTTCTGATCCCCTCAATAACGCAAAG CTCCATCCAGAGTACCCGAAGAGACCCATGCCCGTAAATACCTGGTATTACAAGGAAGTCTTTTCCAAGATTAAGAAGAAGAATCCAGGGATGAGCTGTGCAGGTTTGATGAAAATCGCAAGCAAAGAATTCAGTCTGCTCCCCGACAAAGAGAAG GCATTTTATCTGGAGAAATACAGGAACGCATATAAAGAATTCACGAATAAGAGGGTGGAGTTGAG gGAAAAATATGGCAAATCCCTTCAGAAGAGCAAAAGGAAGAAGGTGGTCCCTGAAAGCACCAGTGAGTCAGAGGAGGACTTTGAGGGTCTGCCTGTCAAGCCACCTAT AAGTGGCTACAATTTATTCTGCAAAGAGCTGATTGGTAGTATGAGTGTCCCAACAAGAGCCTACATAAAAGAGTGGTCCCAGAGGTGGCGAAATTTAAgtgaaaaggagagaaaagccTACAACACACGCTCCAAAGAG CTGAAGATGCGGTATGAAAGTGAGTTGCATACGTATCTAATG AGTTTAGATGAGGAGAAGCGGAACAAGGTCCTCCGCAAAACAAAGATCAGTTTGCCTACAAAGCGTAAG ATTTTCAAAAGGAAAACCAAGGAGAAAATACCCGGCGAGCCCAAGATGCCATCCAT gtcTGTCAACGTGGCTTTCTGCCAGGATCAGATGAaaattctaaaagaaaaaatccCAAATGCAAAAGACCGCTTTGCTGCGGCCAACAAAAAATGGCATGAACTCTCCATAAAGGACAAGTCCCGGTACCaattaaaagtaaatgaaaagcTGAGGAAATACTCCATCGAGCTGCAGGAGTGGTTTAAg ACACTGACTCCAGATGAGCAGAATGAGTATCAAAAACAGAACCCTCGT AAATTAAAATATCTTGAGGACACCTTACCGAAATATTCTGACAAGGACGAACTATTTTTGAAGCAGCCATCA GACTCAGAAGACGAAATCATCGAgagcagcagtgatgatgaaGACGACAACATACTGGACTTTGATGAG GATGAtgacgaggaggaggaagaagatgatATAATGTTTGACATGTATTAA
- the atxn7l3b gene encoding ataxin-7-like protein 3 → MKMEEVSVSSLDNSKLEALAQDILSDLVEDACLGLCFEVHRAVKQGYFFLDDTDQESMRDFEIVDQPGLDVFGQVYNQWKNKECVCPNCSRSIAASRFAPHLEKCLGMGRNSSRIANRRIVTGNNTNNKSESDQEDNDDVNDNDWSYGAEKKAKKRKSDKNPNSPRRSKSFKHKNSMMGPRRRMDNQESPRMLMKDEAFSQ, encoded by the exons ATGAAAATGGAGGAGGTTTCAGTGTCCAGCCTGGACAACAGCAAGCTGGAG GCCCTAGCTCAGGACATCCTGTCTGACCTAGTGGAGGATGCTTGCCTGGGACTTTGCTTTGAGGTCCACCGGGCAGTAAAGCAGGGCTATTTTTTCCTGGATGACACGGACCAAGAAAGTATGAGGGACTTCG AAATTGTGGACCAGCCAGGACTGGATGTGTTTGGCCAAGTGTACAACCAGTGGAAAAACAAGGAGTGTGTATGTCCCAACTGTAGCCGGAGTATTGCTGCCTCACGCTTTGCTCCACACCTGGAGAAATGTCTGGGGATGGGACGTAACAGCAGCCGTATAGCCAACCGCAG AATAGTCACTGGTaacaacaccaacaacaagtCAGAGAGTGACCAAGAGGATAATGATGACGTCAATGATAACGACTGGTCTTATGGGGCAGAAAAGAAAG CCAAGAAAAGGAAATCTGATaag AATCCAAACTCACCAAGAAGATccaaatcattcaagcataagaaca GCATGATGGGTCCCAGACGTCGCATGGACAACCAGGAGAGCCCACGCATGCTGATGAAAGACGAGGCATTCTctcaataa